The Arsenophonus sp. genome contains a region encoding:
- the ispA gene encoding (2E,6E)-farnesyl diphosphate synthase yields MISFYDQLIWVKKHVDDILSLQFEKKYPKKTKLISAIKYSLLFGGKRFRPFLAYAIGSILNISEKVLDVLAISVECIHTYSLIHDDLPAMDNDILRRGKKTCHVVFGEAHAILAGDALHNLAFELLSSTYMPGINDKMKLLFIRELSSAIGINGMCLGQALDIELENNTIDKKMLKFIHLNKTGALIRATIRMTAFAGGYLGKKILPLLDKYADIIGLLFQIHDDVLDTIGDIKKIGKTTKIDQRNKKNTYVSLLGLKKTQNIIFFLHKKALFILNKIEKKYDINVMILKDLTNFIIQRDH; encoded by the coding sequence ATGATTTCTTTTTATGATCAATTAATTTGGGTTAAAAAACATGTTGATGATATATTATCATTACAATTTGAAAAAAAATATCCTAAAAAAACAAAACTTATTTCTGCTATAAAATATAGTTTATTATTTGGTGGAAAACGTTTTCGACCATTTTTAGCATATGCGATTGGTTCAATATTAAATATTTCAGAAAAAGTTTTAGATGTACTTGCAATTTCAGTTGAATGTATTCATACATATTCCTTAATTCATGATGATTTACCTGCAATGGATAATGATATTTTAAGAAGAGGGAAAAAGACTTGTCATGTTGTTTTTGGAGAAGCACATGCTATTTTAGCAGGAGATGCATTACATAATCTTGCTTTTGAACTTTTATCTTCTACATACATGCCTGGAATTAATGATAAAATGAAATTACTCTTTATAAGAGAATTATCTAGTGCTATAGGGATAAATGGAATGTGTCTTGGACAAGCATTAGATATAGAATTAGAAAATAATACAATTGATAAAAAAATGTTGAAATTTATTCATTTAAATAAAACTGGTGCATTAATTCGAGCAACAATAAGAATGACAGCATTTGCGGGTGGTTATTTAGGAAAAAAAATTTTACCTTTACTAGATAAATATGCTGATATTATTGGATTATTATTTCAAATTCATGATGATGTTTTAGATACTATAGGAGATATTAAAAAAATAGGAAAAACTACTAAAATTGATCAAAGAAATAAAAAAAACACTTATGTTTCATTATTAGGTTTAAAAAAAACTCAAAATATAATTTTTTTTTTACATAAAAAAGCATTATTTATTTTAAATAAAATTGAAAAAAAATACGATATAAATGTTATGATATTAAAAGATTTAACTAATTTTATTATTCAAAGAGATCATTAA
- the dxs gene encoding 1-deoxy-D-xylulose-5-phosphate synthase: protein MNIKKDCYPILSLINNPKDLRRLSKIKLPQLCNELRFFLLKSVSKSSGHFASGLGVIELTVALHYIYNTPFDNIIWDVGHQAYPHKILTERKKKIYTIRKDHGLHPFPCREESIYDTFSVGHSSTSISAGLGMAVAAEYEKKNRKTICVIGDGGITSGMAYEAMNHAGYINKDILVILNDNQMSISENVGYLSKYLNKLFFSYFNLNSKNKKTKFLFKIPFIKRFFEKALSSNTIFEALGFNYIGIIDGHDIKKLLKILSKIKKIKGPHFLHLITKKGKGYKPAEEDPISWHAVPKFNLKSFVFPKKTNKKTFSEFFGKWLCQQASQDKKLIVITPAMREGSCLVKFSELYPRQFFDVAIAEQHAITFAAGLSIGGYNPIISIYSSFLQRAYDQVIHDIAIQKIPVLFAIDRSGIVGADGRTHQGVFDISFLRCIPNIIIMVPSDENEFRQMLYTGYFYKKFPVFIRYPKREIFGVNLKKISSIPIGKARILRIGQKISILNFGPLVFEAIKAAKILNATVIDMRFVKPLDQKIILETVKKHEFLVTLEENSIYGGAGSAVNEFLMKKKCLIPILNLGIPDYYIDHGNQNKILSKLGLDSQGILNSIKEYVNSI, encoded by the coding sequence ATGAATATTAAAAAAGATTGTTATCCAATACTTTCATTAATAAATAATCCTAAAGATTTGCGTCGTTTATCCAAAATTAAATTACCTCAATTATGTAATGAATTACGTTTTTTTTTGTTAAAAAGTGTTAGTAAATCTAGTGGACATTTTGCTTCAGGTTTAGGTGTAATTGAATTAACAGTTGCTTTACATTATATTTATAATACTCCATTTGATAATATTATATGGGATGTTGGCCATCAAGCATATCCTCATAAGATTTTAACTGAAAGGAAAAAAAAAATTTACACTATAAGAAAAGATCATGGACTACATCCTTTTCCATGTCGCGAAGAAAGTATATATGATACGTTTAGTGTTGGACATTCTTCTACTTCTATTAGTGCAGGTTTAGGTATGGCTGTAGCAGCAGAATATGAAAAAAAAAATAGAAAAACTATTTGCGTTATAGGAGATGGCGGAATAACATCAGGTATGGCTTATGAAGCAATGAATCATGCCGGGTATATTAATAAAGACATATTAGTTATCTTAAATGATAATCAAATGTCAATTTCAGAAAATGTTGGTTATTTAAGTAAATACTTAAATAAATTGTTTTTTTCTTATTTTAATTTGAATTCAAAAAATAAAAAAACTAAATTTTTATTTAAAATACCTTTTATTAAAAGATTCTTTGAAAAGGCATTAAGTTCAAATACTATATTTGAAGCATTAGGTTTTAATTATATTGGTATTATTGATGGTCATGATATTAAAAAATTATTAAAAATTTTAAGTAAAATTAAAAAAATAAAAGGACCACATTTTTTACATTTAATTACAAAAAAAGGAAAAGGTTATAAACCTGCAGAAGAAGATCCGATTTCTTGGCATGCAGTACCTAAATTTAATTTAAAATCTTTTGTTTTTCCTAAAAAAACAAACAAAAAAACTTTTTCTGAATTTTTTGGAAAATGGTTATGTCAACAAGCTAGTCAAGATAAAAAATTAATTGTTATTACTCCAGCTATGCGAGAAGGTTCATGTTTAGTAAAATTTTCTGAATTATATCCAAGACAATTTTTTGATGTTGCTATTGCAGAACAACATGCTATTACGTTCGCTGCTGGTTTATCTATTGGTGGATATAATCCGATTATTTCAATTTATTCTTCTTTTTTACAAAGAGCTTATGATCAAGTAATACACGATATTGCAATTCAGAAAATTCCTGTTTTATTTGCAATTGATAGATCTGGCATAGTTGGTGCTGATGGACGTACACATCAAGGAGTATTCGATATTTCTTTTTTACGTTGTATACCAAATATAATTATTATGGTTCCTAGTGATGAAAATGAATTCAGACAAATGTTATATACAGGTTATTTTTATAAAAAATTTCCAGTATTTATACGATATCCTAAAAGAGAAATATTTGGTGTAAATTTAAAAAAAATATCTTCTATTCCAATAGGAAAAGCAAGAATATTACGTATAGGACAAAAGATCTCTATATTAAATTTTGGACCATTAGTCTTTGAAGCTATAAAAGCTGCTAAAATATTAAATGCAACTGTAATAGATATGCGTTTTGTAAAACCTTTAGATCAAAAAATTATATTAGAAACTGTCAAAAAACACGAATTTTTAGTAACTTTAGAAGAAAATTCTATTTATGGTGGAGCTGGAAGTGCTGTTAATGAATTTTTAATGAAAAAAAAATGTCTTATTCCTATTTTAAATCTTGGTATACCGGATTATTATATTGATCATGGTAATCAAAATAAAATTTTATCTAAATTAGGATTAGATTCACAAGGTATTTTGAATTCAATAAAAGAATATGTTAATTCTATTTAA
- a CDS encoding cytochrome c oxidase subunit 3: protein MNSIIKRHLLNNEDFYKDKNSITVFGFWIYLMSDLIVFSCLFSIYFVLSDFKSYQMIEKYFFNISVVIETFILLISSVTCSFSIFFLYTKKKKIVNFWLFITFILGLLFFLMEFFHFFQLINLGYTPKLNAFLSSWFILLGTHLLHIFFALIWIIFMFISFKTKGFNQTNRIRLHCLGYFWHFLDIIWILIFNFIFLLGL from the coding sequence ATGAATTCAATAATAAAAAGGCATTTATTAAATAATGAAGATTTTTATAAGGATAAAAATTCAATTACAGTATTTGGATTTTGGATTTATTTGATGAGTGATTTAATTGTTTTTTCTTGTTTATTTTCTATTTATTTTGTTTTATCAGATTTTAAATCGTACCAAATGATTGAAAAATATTTTTTTAATATTTCTGTTGTTATAGAGACATTTATTTTATTAATTAGTAGTGTAACTTGTAGTTTTTCTATATTTTTTTTATATACTAAAAAAAAAAAGATAGTTAATTTTTGGTTATTTATTACTTTTATTTTAGGATTATTATTTTTTTTAATGGAGTTTTTCCATTTTTTTCAATTGATTAATTTAGGATATACTCCAAAATTAAATGCATTTTTATCATCTTGGTTTATTTTATTAGGAACACATTTATTACATATTTTTTTTGCTCTAATATGGATTATATTTATGTTTATTAGTTTTAAAACGAAAGGTTTTAATCAAACTAATCGTATTAGATTACATTGCTTAGGGTATTTTTGGCATTTTTTAGATATCATTTGGATTTTAATTTTTAATTTTATTTTTTTATTAGGATTGTAA
- a CDS encoding phosphatidylglycerophosphatase A, producing MNKKNKLNISYFYYFLATGFGFGKIFIFPGTIGTILSIFIWSIITIVLPKNYYWIFIIITFLIGIFICNKTVQITKKHDDKCIIWDEFVGMWLILIMTSNFINYKIIITSIIIFRILDIFKPHPIKWIEKNIKGGLGIMLDDIVASSITIILINLIHMIKIF from the coding sequence ATGAACAAAAAAAATAAATTAAATATTTCTTATTTTTATTATTTTTTAGCAACTGGATTTGGATTTGGAAAAATATTTATCTTTCCAGGAACTATTGGTACTATTTTATCAATTTTTATATGGTCTATAATTACAATAGTTTTACCTAAAAATTACTACTGGATTTTTATTATTATAACTTTTTTAATAGGAATATTCATATGTAATAAAACAGTACAAATAACTAAAAAACATGATGATAAATGTATTATATGGGATGAATTTGTAGGAATGTGGTTAATTTTAATAATGACTTCTAACTTTATTAACTATAAAATAATAATAACTAGTATTATTATTTTCAGAATATTAGATATTTTCAAACCACATCCTATAAAATGGATAGAAAAAAATATAAAAGGAGGATTAGGAATTATGTTAGATGATATTGTAGCATCGTCTATAACAATCATATTAATAAATTTAATACATATGATTAAAATATTTTAA
- the ribE gene encoding 6,7-dimethyl-8-ribityllumazine synthase, translating to MNMVTNKLNSINTQIAIIVSRFNHYITNSLLIGALDILKRVGKIKDNNITVIWVPGAFEIPLISQSLLKNNHRKYDGLITLGAIIKGETKHFKYIADHCCQSLSKISLDHNIPIGFGILITKNVQQAIDRAGMKYGNKGSESALAILETINIIKNIKNK from the coding sequence ATGAACATGGTTACAAATAAATTGAATAGTATAAATACTCAAATAGCTATTATAGTTTCAAGATTCAATCATTATATTACAAATTCTTTACTCATCGGTGCATTAGATATTTTAAAACGTGTTGGGAAAATCAAAGATAACAATATTACTGTTATTTGGGTTCCAGGAGCATTTGAAATACCTTTAATTTCACAATCCTTATTAAAAAATAATCATCGTAAATATGATGGACTAATAACTTTAGGTGCAATTATTAAAGGAGAAACAAAACATTTTAAATATATTGCAGATCATTGTTGCCAAAGTTTATCTAAAATTAGCCTTGATCACAATATTCCTATTGGATTTGGAATTTTAATTACTAAAAATGTTCAACAGGCTATTGATAGAGCGGGAATGAAATATGGAAATAAAGGATCAGAATCTGCATTAGCAATTTTAGAAACAATTAATATTATAAAAAATATTAAAAATAAATAA
- the ribD gene encoding bifunctional diaminohydroxyphosphoribosylaminopyrimidine deaminase/5-amino-6-(5-phosphoribosylamino)uracil reductase RibD, with product MIKYDIKYMERALKLAKKGEFTTSPNPNVGCVIVKNNLIVGEGFHYKRGNKHAEQHALKIAKEKAKGSTVYITLEPCNHYGQTPPCTQALIKAKVKYVIVAMQDPNPKISGKGLLELEKAGIEIYCGLLQKKAEKLNKFFIKRMRTGFPYIILKLASSLDGKTALQSGISQWITSTRSRQDVQEIRSKVSAILTSSKTILKDNPNLNVRWTNFSKKLKNQYLKKDIRQPIRIVLDRQNQVNPEHNITKNKGECWLIRTIYKNSKWIGKVKQIIYPKFKNEINLVSLLKNIAKKNINSVLIESGPTLSGAFLKSNLVDELIVYIAPKIIGLKAKELITVPTIQDLKNVIKLKFVSVKFINPDLKIILHPKK from the coding sequence ATGATCAAATATGATATAAAATATATGGAAAGAGCTTTAAAACTTGCAAAAAAAGGAGAATTTACTACGTCTCCTAATCCAAATGTAGGATGTGTAATTGTAAAAAATAATCTCATTGTAGGAGAAGGATTCCATTATAAAAGAGGAAATAAACACGCTGAACAACACGCATTAAAAATTGCAAAAGAAAAAGCAAAAGGATCGACTGTCTATATCACTTTAGAACCATGCAATCACTATGGACAAACACCTCCTTGTACACAAGCTTTAATTAAAGCAAAAGTAAAATATGTAATAGTTGCTATGCAAGATCCAAATCCTAAAATTTCAGGAAAAGGATTATTAGAACTTGAAAAAGCTGGGATTGAAATTTATTGTGGTTTATTACAAAAAAAAGCAGAAAAATTAAATAAATTCTTTATAAAAAGAATGCGTACTGGTTTTCCATATATTATATTAAAATTAGCTTCATCATTAGATGGGAAAACTGCTCTTCAATCAGGAATTAGTCAATGGATTACTTCTACACGATCTAGACAAGACGTACAAGAAATTAGATCGAAAGTCAGTGCTATTTTAACTAGTAGCAAAACAATACTCAAAGATAATCCTAATTTAAATGTAAGATGGACAAATTTTTCTAAAAAACTAAAAAATCAATATTTAAAAAAAGATATCCGTCAACCAATTAGAATTGTTTTAGATAGACAAAATCAAGTGAATCCAGAACATAATATTACAAAAAATAAAGGAGAATGTTGGCTCATTAGAACAATTTATAAAAATTCAAAATGGATTGGAAAAGTTAAACAAATAATATATCCAAAATTTAAAAATGAAATAAATTTAGTCTCTCTTTTAAAGAATATTGCAAAAAAAAATATCAACTCTGTTTTAATAGAAAGTGGGCCAACATTAAGTGGTGCATTTTTAAAATCTAATTTAGTAGATGAACTTATTGTTTATATTGCACCTAAAATTATTGGATTAAAAGCAAAAGAATTAATTACAGTTCCAACTATACAAGATTTAAAAAATGTAATAAAATTAAAATTTGTTAGTGTTAAATTTATCAATCCTGATTTAAAAATCATATTACATCCAAAAAAATAA
- the yajC gene encoding preprotein translocase subunit YajC, whose product MNFFIKEIFANSANKIIQEQGTSYSFIFMFIIFGLIFYFMILRPQQKRNKEHKKLMESISKGDEVLTTGGIIGRVTKVSETNYITISINENNEIIIKQDFIATILPKGTIKSIQ is encoded by the coding sequence ATGAATTTCTTTATAAAAGAAATATTTGCAAATAGTGCAAATAAAATTATTCAAGAACAAGGAACATCATATTCTTTTATTTTTATGTTTATTATTTTTGGATTAATTTTTTATTTTATGATCTTAAGACCTCAACAAAAAAGAAATAAAGAACATAAAAAACTAATGGAATCCATTTCTAAAGGAGATGAAGTTTTAACAACAGGAGGAATAATTGGACGAGTTACAAAAGTATCTGAAACAAATTATATTACTATCTCTATAAATGAAAATAACGAAATTATTATAAAACAAGATTTTATAGCTACTATTTTACCTAAAGGAACAATCAAATCAATACAATAG
- a CDS encoding MFS transporter, with translation MFKKELKIVFILAFVLLFRVFGISIIFPIFTNYLLTLKTVNKILISLTIGIYGFSQSFFQIPLGILSDFFGRKKVIIFGLCIFILGCLVVVIEKSIYGIMIGRFLQGSGAISSVILALASDSISEKNRTILMALIGIIFGISFSIGIAMSPIIYDLFGLNNVLFLISFFSFLSILMIFYYIPKDNPINMNFSFYIVKNVIKKILINKNILKLNCSIFLLHMLLMSNFIILFPIIKKFGISSIQQTKIYFFVLFFSLIISFILLYQFKPSKKILQNSIILLFISILFFLFYKQHIYFFLFGLQIFFIGFNIIESILPAILVRIASFPYKGTTMSLFLTSQFFGLGFGGIIFGYLYSIVDNLLLLLIIELIILILWFLIVFHLDDGLYLTNFNYLMKNKNINIDILIKDLMNIKGIKEVFLSKNKDVIYIKVNNLILSKNKVINFIDKY, from the coding sequence ATGTTTAAAAAAGAATTAAAAATAGTTTTTATATTAGCATTTGTTTTATTATTTCGCGTTTTTGGTATTTCTATAATATTTCCAATATTTACTAATTATTTATTAACTTTAAAAACAGTTAATAAAATATTAATTTCTTTAACAATTGGTATTTATGGATTTAGTCAATCATTTTTTCAAATTCCATTGGGGATATTATCAGATTTTTTTGGTCGTAAAAAAGTAATTATTTTTGGTTTATGTATTTTTATTTTAGGATGTTTAGTTGTTGTCATAGAAAAATCTATTTATGGAATTATGATTGGTCGTTTTTTACAAGGATCAGGTGCAATTTCTTCTGTTATATTAGCTTTAGCATCAGATTCTATCTCTGAAAAAAATAGAACTATTTTGATGGCCTTAATAGGTATTATTTTTGGAATTAGTTTTAGTATAGGAATTGCAATGAGTCCAATTATATATGATTTATTTGGATTAAATAATGTACTTTTTTTGATTTCATTTTTTTCTTTTTTGTCAATATTAATGATTTTTTATTACATTCCTAAAGATAATCCTATTAATATGAATTTTAGTTTTTACATTGTTAAAAATGTAATTAAAAAAATTTTGATCAATAAAAATATTTTAAAACTAAATTGTAGTATATTTTTATTACATATGTTATTGATGTCAAATTTTATTATTTTATTTCCGATTATAAAAAAATTTGGAATTTCATCTATACAACAGACAAAAATTTATTTTTTTGTTTTATTTTTTTCTTTAATTATATCTTTTATATTATTGTATCAATTTAAACCTTCTAAAAAAATTTTACAAAATTCTATAATACTTTTATTTATTTCAATATTATTTTTTTTATTTTATAAACAGCATATTTATTTTTTTTTATTTGGATTACAGATTTTTTTTATAGGTTTTAATATAATTGAATCTATTTTACCAGCTATATTAGTAAGAATAGCATCTTTTCCTTATAAAGGAACTACAATGAGTTTATTTTTAACTAGTCAATTTTTTGGTCTTGGTTTTGGTGGAATAATATTTGGATATCTTTATTCTATTGTGGATAATCTTCTATTATTATTAATAATAGAATTAATTATTCTTATTTTATGGTTTTTGATTGTTTTTCATTTAGATGATGGTTTATATTTAACTAATTTTAATTACTTAATGAAAAATAAAAATATAAATATTGATATTTTAATCAAGGATTTAATGAATATTAAAGGAATAAAAGAAGTTTTTTTATCAAAAAATAAAGACGTTATTTACATTAAAGTAAATAACTTAATATTAAGTAAAAATAAAGTAATTAATTTTATAGATAAATATTAA
- the cyoE gene encoding heme o synthase codes for MHSLISSYIEIIKPRIVFGNLISLIAGFFVALKGEISYSLLVNVLLGVFFITASASIFNNYFDRNIDSLMKRTKNRVLVTKEINTNFALIYGILLFLIGFIWLLLKTNKLVLFFTLFGFIFYALIYTYTKRVTSYSILIGSLSGAVLPLIGYCALSSALNLEIIILFFIFILWQMPHSYCIILLHLNDYRSAKIPVLPLIKSIYITKIHIFIYIFFFIILKFFYFFKYIKHHFFFIHNFLDILWFFLSIIGFKDNLNEKIWSRSIFIFSIIIIMLTNIIIIYNKLVILYFNN; via the coding sequence ATGCATAGTTTAATTAGTTCATATATTGAAATTATAAAACCTCGAATAGTTTTTGGAAATTTAATTTCTTTAATAGCTGGTTTTTTTGTAGCATTAAAAGGAGAAATAAGCTATTCGTTATTAGTTAATGTTTTATTAGGTGTTTTTTTTATTACTGCTTCTGCTTCTATTTTTAATAATTATTTTGATAGAAATATTGATTCTTTGATGAAGAGAACAAAAAACAGAGTGTTAGTAACAAAAGAGATTAATACTAATTTTGCATTAATATATGGAATTTTGTTATTTTTAATTGGTTTTATATGGTTATTGTTAAAAACAAATAAATTAGTATTATTTTTTACTTTATTTGGTTTTATTTTTTATGCATTGATCTATACTTATACAAAACGTGTGACATCTTATAGTATTTTAATAGGAAGTTTATCTGGTGCTGTACTTCCTTTAATAGGTTATTGTGCTTTATCATCTGCATTAAATCTAGAAATTATTATTTTATTTTTTATTTTTATTTTATGGCAAATGCCTCATTCTTACTGTATTATTTTATTACATTTAAATGATTATCGTTCTGCAAAAATTCCGGTTTTACCATTAATAAAAAGTATTTATATTACAAAAATTCATATTTTTATATATATATTTTTTTTTATAATTTTAAAATTCTTTTATTTTTTTAAATATATAAAGCATCATTTTTTCTTTATTCATAATTTTCTTGATATTTTATGGTTTTTTTTATCAATTATTGGTTTTAAAGATAATCTTAATGAGAAAATTTGGTCTCGTTCTATTTTTATTTTTTCTATCATTATTATTATGTTAACAAATATAATAATAATTTATAATAAATTAGTTATTTTGTATTTTAATAACTAA
- the thiL gene encoding thiamine-phosphate kinase gives MYTEFDVIKYFFNKKNKKNIRYTANIGIGDDGAVLTIPKKQQLVVTTDSLVENTHFFSNIKPEYLAHKSLCVNLSDLAAMGAHPTWISLAITLPKINHIWLKKFSNTLFKLLNFYKIQLIGGDTTKGPMSLTYTAYGFVPYGKALTRSGAMHNDKIYITGPLGDSAVGLLLLDKKIYIKNKHDYNFFIKKHLKPDPKILHGIIIRSIASSNIDISDGLYSDLSHILNKSNCGAEIQLDLIPLSKSIKKQISKKNIFELAVSGGEDYELCFTVPKKKQKKLEILLKKNNLKAFCIGKINKNFRTIKFFYKKKQLLLNINKFEHFNQ, from the coding sequence ATGTATACTGAATTTGACGTAATAAAATATTTTTTTAATAAAAAAAATAAAAAAAATATTAGATATACAGCAAATATCGGAATAGGAGATGATGGTGCTGTATTAACCATACCAAAAAAACAACAATTAGTAGTAACAACAGATTCTCTAGTAGAGAATACTCATTTCTTTTCAAATATAAAACCAGAATATTTAGCGCATAAATCTTTATGTGTAAATCTTAGTGATTTAGCTGCAATGGGTGCACACCCAACTTGGATATCATTAGCAATTACATTACCTAAAATTAATCATATATGGTTAAAAAAATTTAGTAACACTTTATTTAAACTATTAAACTTTTACAAAATTCAACTAATTGGAGGAGATACAACAAAAGGTCCTATGAGCCTAACATATACAGCATATGGATTTGTTCCATATGGAAAAGCTCTAACGAGATCAGGTGCTATGCATAATGATAAAATCTATATAACAGGACCATTAGGAGATAGTGCAGTAGGATTATTACTACTTGATAAAAAAATATATATTAAAAACAAACATGATTATAATTTTTTTATTAAGAAACATTTAAAACCTGATCCAAAAATCTTACACGGTATCATTATTAGATCTATTGCTTCATCAAATATTGATATATCAGATGGACTATATTCTGATTTAAGTCATATTTTAAATAAAAGCAATTGTGGTGCTGAAATTCAATTAGATTTAATACCATTATCAAAATCTATTAAAAAACAAATATCTAAAAAAAATATTTTTGAACTAGCAGTATCTGGAGGAGAAGATTATGAACTTTGTTTTACTGTACCTAAAAAAAAACAAAAAAAATTGGAAATTTTATTAAAAAAAAATAACTTAAAAGCTTTTTGTATCGGGAAAATAAATAAAAATTTTAGAACAATAAAATTTTTTTATAAAAAAAAACAATTATTACTAAATATTAATAAATTTGAACATTTTAATCAATGA
- the nusB gene encoding transcription antitermination factor NusB produces the protein MKLSYRQRARKFALQAIYSLELSGNKISDIELEMLSSKNKSKIDKEYFHELVIGVSNNIATIDNIVYPFISKKINQLGQIEKAVLRLAIFELNFRHEIPYKVIINEAIELVKIFGSEKSYKFINGVLDKVAIFLLKK, from the coding sequence GTGAAATTATCTTATCGTCAGCGCGCAAGAAAATTTGCTTTACAAGCAATTTATTCTTTGGAATTATCAGGAAATAAAATTTCTGATATCGAATTAGAGATGTTATCTTCAAAAAATAAATCAAAAATAGATAAAGAATATTTTCATGAATTAGTTATTGGGGTATCAAATAACATTGCTACTATAGATAATATAGTTTATCCATTTATATCTAAAAAAATTAATCAATTAGGACAAATAGAAAAAGCTGTATTAAGATTAGCAATTTTTGAACTTAACTTTCGACATGAAATTCCATATAAAGTGATTATAAATGAGGCAATAGAATTAGTAAAAATTTTTGGATCAGAAAAAAGTTACAAATTTATCAATGGAGTACTAGATAAAGTAGCTATTTTTTTATTAAAAAAATAA